The stretch of DNA TTCGAACATCGTATTTCCTTCTTGAATGCGTCTCCAAAGATCCCGTTCACTTCTTTCTGGTGTGGGCGAGTAGGCAGTGGAGTTTGAGTTGGCCGGCTGCGACTTTGTTGTTTCCTTTTTTCTTATTTTCCTTTTGTGCTTGTGGTCGGGGTTTTCGCTTGATTGTCCCTTAATCAATTAAGCAGTTGTATGGTTTGTTGCCTAGTTTTCCTTATAAACTAGGTTAATTTTATTCTTCTTTATGAAATCTTAGGTGCACCCTGCCCTCTTGACGAGGTTTTGTAAATACCTTGCAAGCACCAGATCGAGCAGGACGGGAAGGATGGAGGAGGCCACCCACGTGTTGCTGCTTTGTGCCCTTGCTGCCGAATTGAGGGATCGAGGCGAAGGAGATGAGGTGGTGATGCTGACCTAGTTGGTATGTACTCTACGGGATGGCGCGAGAAGAAGGCAAGTCGGCGAATGTGTGACCATTATCGTGACCAAGTTGTTTGTGTGTACGCGTGCTCAtgtgagagagggggagagagagtcACGCCACCCACCTTCTGCTGCTTCTTGTGAAGAGATTGAAGATGAAGACGACGACATTGTCCGACAGAGGCGTGCTCACGCCTATCGTTATCTTTGTCGTCACCATCACCCGAAGCTTTCTCGTCCGAAGATGGCATCAATGGCGGCCTTGGAGGGAGGAACAGCCAGGGGAGGAGGATTATGATGGGTATCCTCCGCATAGGGCACAACCCAGTGCTAGCTAGTCAGCACGTGCCATGTGGCAAGCTTAGCTAGCGAGCCAGACATCAAAGAAGTAACCGAGCGAGTAAGACTGAAAGGAGCAAGCGCTTTCCCCTGGGGTTTCTGGCTTTACCCGATGTTTTTCCTAATTTTTATTCTCCCCAAGTTGTTTTGGTGTTTCATGATTTTCTTCCTTTTTTTGGTTTCAAGATTACTTTCATTTTCATCAAGATTGATGCACATGCGTGCTTCACATGGGAGCACAGTCTTGCTTCACTTTCgcaattttttttcctttttggtTTCACGTTTTTTTTCCATCTGTTCGGAGCACTGGAGCACATGCATGCTTCATGCAGGAGCACAATTGTGCTTCATGTTTGCGGGAGCACAAACTAGTGCACTTGTGAGCAGAGCGCAGGGAAGACAATTGTGCTTCGTCTGGTGAAAGCACAAATCTAGTATACTTGGGAGCATGGGTGCGCTTCCTAGCACGAGCACAACTGTGCTTCACCAGCGCATGAGCACAGTTTATTGTTGTTGGGAGTGCATGTTAGTACTAACTGAGAGCACATATTTGTTAAAAAAAATCCATCAAAAATTATCAACATGAGATCTAGTTCGAAGATCTTGATACGTGCAACGGTGAAAATGGTTAGTAACTTTGACGCACAATTGAAAAGATCTTTCGTTTTGGAAAAAACAGAACAAATGAAGAACAAACTCACCTATCCCTCCCATATTAGGAAAAATCACTAAAAACTCATAGTTTGCGACAAATGGCGCATCCTTAACTAGTGATTTCAGCAAATAAGAGAAAGACGAGGGAGAGAGGGAGACACAATTGCAAAGTCACGCGAGAAGAGGGGAACACATGTGAATGCGAGGCAGCCTAATACAGACCCGGTGGTTGGATTTTGCTAGTGAAATGACAaaaatacccctcttctttgtgATCCAAGCCATCCTTAGGACGATCCTACCGCCAAGTATCTCAAAGCTCAGAGAGTCGGCCTTAATCAACACCTATTAGGAAGAGAGATGCAATGTTTGGGCCCTTGGAACCTAGACACGGATTTGCTGAACATGGTTCCACGGGAACCCTTTATGAATAGTAAATTCTGAAAATTAAACTAAGGAAAAAAAATGTTTTCCTTGTAACATACATAGTCGACTTGTATACTCGTGTAAATGACATCATGGTATTGCTAGGCAAAAAATGAAAAAATCAAAGCTATACTCGAATGTTTGACTGAATAGTAAGGTTGAATTTCTTCAGTGTCATTCCTTCATGAAACTTCACACATGAGGAGAATGGTTGATCAAATTTGATACCCCCAAAATTCAGAACTTCTGGATAACCATGTTCACCTTTGTATTTTTGCTTGGGAGCTTTCGTCTTTTACAACAACAAAAAAACAGGGCCAATTCTTGGTTTGTTAATTACAATCTTGTGTACATGTTCTTATCTGGCACACAAGGACCTCACTTCTTATAGAGAAATAAGGCATCCACCTTGGTTTTCGCATAGCAAAGAGAACTGAAAAGAAGCTACATTGAAATCTTACGAAACAGGATGTTCAATCCCTGTGCAACGAAATAGTGTTCCGGTCTTCACAAAGATAAAGGGCATGAAGAAGAAAACTACACCCGTATACACGTCTTTTTCATCGTTCAAGTTTGCTGAGCAAATCTTCAAGACGTGGCAATTCCTTCAAAATGTCGTTCCAGTTTGgcatgccctgcaaaaaaaaagagaaaacaatcAATTGTAACTTTTACCGTTAATCTCAACTTTAGTTAGATTTTAGTTCATTCATTCTAGTATCAATAGGATTAACTCCAACCAAATAAACCCAAAGAAAAGAATTACTCTTCCAGATCTTCTCACGCGACCATCAAGACGGAGAATTATGTAGACATCTTCACCAGGAGTGACACCTTCAGATTCTTGCTGGTCACGTATCCAACTGGTCCATGGGCAAGTAGATGTCAAGTAAACCTCAAAGATAACAAATTAATGGCACCAAAATTTTAGGAAGTGAGTCTTTGTGTTGCTACAACTACAGCCATGCTAATACCATTAGAAAAGGAGTAGTATAGGACACAAAAAGGCGTTGAGCTGGTAAATCTGCAAATCTGGAGAGCGAATGTATATTACAACAAAGACAAGCTCTAACTTGTCAGATGTTCATACACAACTACAAATGTTACCAGTAACTAGATAATGGCCCATGCATTGCAGCGGAGGCACATATATTTTACCAGGGATCTCATGATTTTGTAACTTTGTTTTATTATTACCATAGTATGTGCTCGGATTTATTAATTAAGTTATTTCCTTTTAAACAATCTTCGTTTATATATACCAAAAATTGAAGGTGCATTTATAATGCTAAGATTGAACAGGAAATCATGCATTTTCtcgccccccccccttcaaaGTAGAATCCTGACTCCACCACTAATTTTAATcatgtttttttattatatttaaCTTGAAGTATGAAAATATaatttatatttatataaatataGGAAAATGGTTATGTACTCCTGGGAGTATGTACTCTTGCTCCTCAtataccacacacacacacacacacacacacacacacacacacatatatatatatatacataaaatGTCTCATAATACAGGCCCAACCTTGTGAATGCATGGGTTCACGACTAGTGTATGTAATTTATGTTGTTGTCTTATGTTGAAATGGTAAGAACATGCAAAATTATTCTACAGTTGCTTAAACATAATACAGACTATGCAGTACAGGAGAAAGGAAAGAAAATTCACCTTTCCCATTGTTCTGGAGAGACAATATCAGCTTTAAATCGAACCTCAGCTCTGAGTCGTGATTTTGCCGCAATAGATTCAGTACGTTTTTCAAAGTCACCCTGCCCAAAAAAAGTTGCATTGTACTATCAAAAAGATAAAGGTGCTCGAGTATATGTGGATTGCCCAACCTTCTCAACAGTTCAGACTTTTCGTTCTACCCTTTGGTGCATGAAACTTAATATGGTTTCAGAAGCCAAGAGGTTTTGGGTTCAAGTCTCGGCTTTCGCGGTTAAAATGAAAAAAATTGCTTGCCCTCTTTTTGTCCACTTTTAGGCCTTTTTGAGACACATGTGAGAGGGGTTGTTGAAGTATGTCGACTGCCCGACCTTCACCATCTGTTTGTATTCTTGATTCTACTGGTTGGTGCATGAAACTTAATAAAAGATACCAGGTTTTCCGTATGAAAATACAAAATAAGAAGCATGTGACAGTTTTTTGATTAGTAGATATGTAATAATGGTCTAACCCCAATTGAAGGAGCTGATGCAGCAGATCTTGTAGTACCGAAGCCTTTTGGTTTGCCTTGGACTTTTAGTGAAGCACCAAAGATCACAGGAATTAGAAGAACGCCTCGTTTGAGCAGATCAGTTCGGTACCTCTCAGCTCTTTGCATTGCTTGAGTAACAGATGCCTTTGAACCTGCCAATATAACCTACAATACTACTTAATCCACTGGTCACTTAATGAAAATTTAAAAGAAATGTAGAGAGTATGAAAGATGCTAAAAGAATTATACTAACTGGCCTAGAAATGTCCCGGAGTTGCACAAGTTCAGTTATGCGATTGGTTGACAGACGCACAGGTAACCTTGAAAGGGTTTCATTACGAGAGATATTTGTAATCTGCTCTTCTTCTTTCTTGTTTTCCCAGAAAAACAAAGCCACGAGCACGACAATACCTGCAGAGTGCTGATTCCAGAGATTGATTATTTTTTAAGTTTAACAAGCAACATAAATAAGAATTATTTAACAAATGACTGACTTGTAATATAGCAAACATAAAAACAATAATTGAGCCAAGGAATCTCATTAATATGAACTTCTACAAGATGCACAACTCAGGGAACAAGGACTGAAATGAAATAGCAGTAGTTCTTTGCATTTTCGTATTCCAGCGGTAGCTAGTAAGCATTGATGAATGCTAATACATTTACCGGTAAACAAATACAGAATTATGTAGAGCATTTTTATGTTGAAGCATCTAAGAGTAAATATATAAGATGGTCACCAAGATATCCTAAAAGAACGCATTGGTGTATGCGTGTGGCAAGTACCAACCATCAGGAATGAACATAGCACTGGCAATTGGCAAATGCTTTAATACATTGGCGAATCAAATGAAAAGTCAATTACTATATTTGTTTGGCGGTGGAGCGTGCAACCTGGTTTCAGTTTGGACACCACACCAACACAGAAACTTCTTACTTCCCCCCTTTTGTTTTTGTGATGTAGTCTATTAACTTTTCTTTGCAAGAAGTAAAAAAAGTGTTGTGGCATATATTTAAATTTCAACAACTTGATGTGAATTAGAAGAAATGGAATAAATAAGTCTGCCCTGAATAGTAACGCTTGCCATGGTTTTTATTCGTTACTTGTCGATATATTTTCGTTACTCATAATGAGTCTGGACTTTAAATTGAAAGAAAAAAAGTTACTGTAAATTGAAGTATTTCTATACTTTTTGTTTTGGAAATTTTCGTGTAGGTTTGATGCCTCGACTGACTAGGTTGACAACACCCTAAAATCCAACCAGAACAACAAACAAAGTCATTGCTGATGGTTTTTCTTCTAATGCTACTAGTATGCAACAAGATGAACTGTTGACATGTAATGAGGGGACAAATTTGTCAGGTGAACACTACCTAACTCTTTGCAACACCATTCTTTGAGGATGTGTCAGTTTACCTCCAATATTAATGGCAGCATTGCCAGCCGTTTCCAGAAAATCTGGAGCACCATCACCACCTTGAAGTGCAAATATAAGTCTGGGAATGGTGAAGAATGTTGAAATTCCAGCTGCTGCAATGAACGCCACATAAAAGAACCTCCGGACACCACGAAATGGTGCCTGTACTTCACTAATGAGCTTTAGATCTCTTCGGAACCCAGAACCAATATCTTCTCCACCACGCAATGCCTGAAATGAAATTAGAAAATGTAAAAGATCAAATCTCTGACATTGAACTGGTGGGATCAAGATGTCAACTATGATTAGAAGATAAATTTCTTATCCAGCATATAGCAGAGCAGTGGATTAAGCACAAAGCCTTACCTCTTCTTGAAGTTCCTTAAATTCTGGTGATGCCCTGAATGGCGCCATGTCTGGATCATTAAGTACTGTACCAAATTTGAGATTGTAATCTCGCAAAGCTATTCTCAAGCAATCTGCAGCTTTTTTGCTTTCTTCCCTGGTCCAAACAGATGCATCACAAAAGGAACATAAAATAAAAAATGTACAAATTCACCAAATAACTTAACAATGCCATCAGAGAATCTAAACAGTGGAACATTCATCCTATCCAAAATATGCTAACGTCTTGTCTTCTTTGTCTAATAGTGAGTTCGAGCAATTTGCTGCCTTGATACATTCAAGTGAAGTGGAGCTGAAAAAGTAGTACTGACAGACACAAAAGTGCTGGTAACAAGCCTAAATGAGTACACCATGTGCATACTGGAAACTTCAAGCATAGTATCATAGGTGCCCTCACCTGTACGCATGGCAGCATGCCTTGTTATAGAACGCTGCTTGGGCTTCAGTAGGATTTGGATTCAGCTCCAGGGCATTGTCAAATTGTTCAAGTGCATCCCTCACCTGTGACATGTACAAAAAAAAATGAAAAGAGAATACAGAGAATGCTTGAAGATACTCCTGCATTACGATAATTCAAAATGGTTCTCTCCAATTAAACCCATGTAAGAGTTTGCTTATACAATCAACCCTAGAAGGAACTCAACTTCAGAAATGTATTTATGGGATCATAAAGTGACCTAGGCATTAATTCAATCACAGTATGAACCTCCATTGTTAGCAGAGGATGAATTTTCGATCTTATGCCTGCTCAACACCAAGCTACCAGGCATCGCTGGTAGTCGTTTAAGGTGACAGCTCAATACTACGATGATTAGTAGCTTTACAATTATTCACCTGATGAAGGTAGTTTCCAAACATTTTTCAGTTGAGATAACCAAGAGAAACCCAATTTATACACCCAAACCTGGCATTAACTCACTTAAGATCACCCCAATCATAATGCAATGGATAACATAGAGTGAAACACAATCCTGAAATGGCCTGATTAAGCTCTGGCTAAAAGCTGCTAAATCTCGCTCAAAAACAAAAGCTATCATCTTGAAGAGCTAATGAATTGCCGTACAATTACTAGCTGATACTGATAGACTTCCTTCGTTTACACAATAAGGATCCCGTGTGACATGAACGTTGGAAAAATGCGCCTTGGAATCGGCTTCGCTTACCCTGCCCTTGGAGAAGAACTCGAGGCCGAGGTTGACGCACGACTCCGCCGTCGGAGCCGCCTCGGCCTCCTTCTCCGGCGAAGGAGGGGGGGACGGGGGCGACGAGGAGGCGTTGGAGAGAACGACGCTgctgcggcggcggcagcggcggcggcagaggAGGGGGGCGACGAAGGATAGAGTTTGGAGCGTGGGGTTGGGGATTCCGGCGCCGGCCGAGAGAAGGGAAAGGTGGGGTCGGAGTGCCGCGGCTGCGGGCGCGGCCGCCATTGCCAGTACGGAGGAATGGTGAGGTGGTCGTCTTCCACGTTATCCTGACGACGGTAGTTCTCGCTTTTTGTTCTCCGGCAGCAGCGTGTGCACGTGGAGTTCTTTTTCTGCGGGAATGAAGAGTTTGTTCATTATTTAAAAATATGTTTTTCAAAATGAGTTCATATGTACACGGGTTCATTCATATTTAAAAATATGTTCATTATTTCCCAACTACGAGTGGGCACGTCCTAAATGCAGAGGCATCTGCACCCATTTTAAGCATGTTTTTAAATGTCAAAAAATACAAAAGAAAATTTATTGCATACATGTTCGCAAATATGTGTGCGCGGCACAAGATTTTATGAAAAAAAATGTCTTTTTGTTTGCCTCCCAAAAAAGATAAATTTCAATGCTTCTAAATTGCATTTCACGACATATTTTTTTATCTTTTTGGCACAGGTCATAAAACATTATTTTCCCATGAAACTTTATGCACGCACATAAAACGTGAAGACGTACCATGCAACctttttcagatttttttagCATTTAAAAATATGTTTTTCAAAGTGGGTTCATATATACCCTGATTCATTCATGTGCTTCCCAACTACACCACCCCTATATTTCTTACTTAAATTAAAAAGTTCCTTCCATGCTCTTAGACTTGACTTTATTTTTTTATCTTCTATCTGCTTCCTCCGTATCAAAA from Triticum urartu cultivar G1812 chromosome 3, Tu2.1, whole genome shotgun sequence encodes:
- the LOC125543049 gene encoding protein LOW PSII ACCUMULATION 1, chloroplastic; translation: MAAAPAAAALRPHLSLLSAGAGIPNPTLQTLSFVAPLLCRRRCRRRSSVVLSNASSSPPSPPPSPEKEAEAAPTAESCVNLGLEFFSKGRVRDALEQFDNALELNPNPTEAQAAFYNKACCHAYREESKKAADCLRIALRDYNLKFGTVLNDPDMAPFRASPEFKELQEEALRGGEDIGSGFRRDLKLISEVQAPFRGVRRFFYVAFIAAAGISTFFTIPRLIFALQGGDGAPDFLETAGNAAINIGGIVVLVALFFWENKKEEEQITNISRNETLSRLPVRLSTNRITELVQLRDISRPVILAGSKASVTQAMQRAERYRTDLLKRGVLLIPVIFGASLKVQGKPKGFGTTRSAASAPSIGGDFEKRTESIAAKSRLRAEVRFKADIVSPEQWESWIRDQQESEGVTPGEDVYIILRLDGRVRRSGRGMPNWNDILKELPRLEDLLSKLER